The sequence below is a genomic window from Halococcus saccharolyticus DSM 5350.
GGGGCCGGATCTCGGGCGTCCCCCTCGAAACCGGCGGCGTCGTCGCGGAGTACGACACCGAGAACGATTCGTTCGCCATCGACTGCAACATCCAGCTCCACACGCTGGTCGACGACACGGTGTACGAGACGCTCGGCTACCCTCCCGAACGCGTCTCGCTCGACGTCCCCGCCGACGTCGGCGGGAGTTTCGGGACGAAGATCGCGATCCATCGGTACTGCTGTCTCGCGGCGATGGCGAGCCAGCAGCTCGACGGCACCCCCGTGAAGTTCGTCGAGGATCGCGTCGAGAATCTTCAGGGCGGGGACATGCACTCCACTCAGCGCGAGTACGAGGTCCGGCTCGCGGTCGACGACGACGGTACGATCCAGGGTCTCGATACGTGGTTCGTCGACGACTTCGGCGCGTGGCCGCACTACCCCGTGAATCAGGCACTCAAACCCCTCTCGGTACTCACCGACGCCTACGACATTTCTCATGTCCGGTACGACTACGATCTCGTGCTGACAAACAAGACCTCACAGACCGCGTATCGGGGATTCGGCGTCCCGCCACACCTCTACGCCATCGAGATGATCGTCGACGAGGCGGCCCGCGAGCTCGATCTCGACCCTGCCGAACTCCGCCGGATGAACTTCGTCACGCCCGAGCAGATGCCTCACGAGATCCCCTCGCACAACATCTACGACTCGGGGGATTATCCGGCGGCGCTCGATCATCTTCGGGACCGCGTGGAGGAACGAGAGGCCATCGACGGCGGTCTCCTCGATCCGGACACGATCGAGGAACGCCGGGAGGAGGGCCTGTATCGTGGGGTGAGCTACACCCTCCACATCGAGCCGGGCGTGAGCGGCTCGGACTGGACCGACCGCCAGCGCTCCGACCGCGACGCCCTCGCGGAGCGCGACCGCGAGGACGTCGCCGAACTCCCCGAGCACCTCCGGGCCGAGATCACTCGCGAGGGGACCGTACGCGCGTTCCTCGCGACCGACTCGTCGGGCCAGGGCCACCAGACCATCGTGACCCAGCTCCTCGCCGACGAGCTCGAAGTCCTCCCGAGCGCGATCGAGGTCGAGTACCTCGACAGCGTGGCTGCGCCCACCGAGTACGGCAGCGCTGCCTCTCGGATGGCGGTGATGCTCTCGGGGGCGGCCCAGGGACTCGGCGCGACGATGAAGGAGAACCTCGAAACCCTCGCCGCCGAGGAGTGGGGCGTCGACGAGGACGCAGTTCAGTACCGCGACGGGGTGGTCGAGCGCCGCGACGGCGACAGCATCTTGGAACTCGCGGATCTCGCGGAGGTCGACGCTACTGGCGGGCGCGGCAGCGACCGGTTGACGCGGGCGAGCTACGATTACGAGCACCCGGCGGCGGTCTTATCGAAGTTCGACGAGGCGCTCGCAGGCAAGTTTCCCGTGTATCCGACCGCGGCGTTCGCGGTCAACGCGCCGATCGTCGAGGTCGATACCCGGACTGGTGAGGTCGAGATCCTGAAATTCTACACGCTCCGTGACTGCGGGACCCAATTGAACCCCGTCATCGTCGAGGGTCAGGCCCACGGCGGCATCGCCCAGGGCATCGGGGCCGCCCTAATGGAGGAGTTCGGCTACGACGAGTCGGGTCAGCCCCAGGCAGTCACGTTCTTCGATTATCTCTCACCCTCGATTTCGGACGTGCCGGAGATCGACATGGACCACTCCGAAACCCCATCACCGTTCACCGCGACCGGCGCGAAGGGCACGGGCGAGGGCGGGATGATCGACGCGCCGGCGAGCATCGCGTCGTCGATCAACCGGGCGCTCGAACCGCTCGGTGTCGTCGTCGACCGGATCCCCGCGACGCCGAACCGGGTTCACGACTGGGTCCGCGACGAGCAGTCGAGTAGCGAGCCGACGACCGCCGAATCCGAGGACGCCACGGGCGCGGAGACCGACGGCGGTGAGCGCGCCGGAGGCGCGCGATCCTCGCCAGACCTCCGGTCTGGCGGCGATGAGCAGGCCGAAGGCCTGCGAACGTTGGAAGACGAGTGAAACGAGTCTTCCGGAAGTGAGTGCGAGCGAAACGAGACCGACGGTGGCGTTTCCGACGAAGCTTCGCGCTGAGAACGAGACGGTTGCCGGCACCGATTCGCCTGTCTTCACGCCTCACGAGTCAGTTTTCGAGCGTGGCTTCGGCCTCGGGTTTGGCTTCGAGCTGCGATTCGGCAGGAACGCCTTCGTCGGCTTTCGCTTCGAGATCCTCGAAAAAGTTGTTCACGATCCGGGCGGCAACGCTGCCGAGCGCGCGCTGACCCATGCTGGCGATGAGTCCGGCGACGTTCGTGCGGGCCTCCCACGTGGCGGTCGTCCCGTCGTCGTCCTCGATGAGGCGCATTTCGGTGACGGCCTCGAAGGAGTTCCGGCTCGCGTCGCCACCGACCTCCATCTCGAGGATTTCGGGCGCATCAGCCCGCGTAACGGTCATGTCGACGTCGAACGTCGGCTTGACGCTGCCGACGCCGACCGTGATCGTCGCCGACAGCTCGCCAGGCGACTCCATCGTGATCTCGTCACAGCCTGGCGCACAGTCGGCGAGGATCGCGGGATCGGTGAAGTAGTTCCAGAGCTCGTCGCGGGGGTGATCGGACGTGAACTCGCCGTCGAATTCCATCATGGTGTTGTGGTATCCGTAATGCCCGTGGTATCCGTGGTGTCGACCGCACGTTCGTACGCTGTTTCGAGCGAGCGCCGGGTGTACTCGCCGGCCAACTTCTCCTTGTACGCCGCGTCGGCGTGCATCTCCTCGCCCGGTTCGGCGGCCTCACTCGCGGCCTCGGCGGCCGACGCGAGCGTCGTCTCGGCGAAGGATTCGCCCTCGACGGCCGCCTCGGCATCCTCGACCCGGAGCGGCACGTCGGCGGCGTTTGCGAGCGCGAGTCGTGCCTCGTCGACGGCGGGCGCGTCCGCGTCGGGGTCGTCGACCCGGACGGCCGCGGCTGCGCTGATCGTCGGCCACGTCTGGGCCGCGGGCTTCTGTTCGAGGAAGGCCATTCCAGTCCGGTCGATGGGGAACGGCTCCCGATCGACCGAGACGCCGGTGATCAACTCGTCCTCGGCGAGGTCGGTGAACATATACGCGATGAAGTACTCCGACGCCGCCACGGTGCGCTCCCCGTCGGTCGAGGCGACGTGAAGGTCGCCGTCGAGCGCGGTGAGGACGGTCGGATAGTTCCCCGCGGGGTCGGCTTCGCCGATGCTCCCGCCGATCGTCCCGAGGTTGCGGACGCTCGGTCCCGCGATCTGCTCGGCAGCCGCCGGGAACATCGGCAGCGCGTCGGCGAGAGCGGTCGAGGTCTCGATGGTACGGTGGCTCGTTAGCGCGCCGATCTCGACTCGTTCGGTGGAGACGTCGACGTAATCGAGGTCGTCGAGCCCATTGATGTCGACGATATGCTCCGGCGTGGCGAGCCGGTTCGCCATCACGATGCCGAGCGACTGATTGCCCGCCATCAGCTCGGCGTCGTGTTCGTACTCGGCGAGGAGGTCGGTCGCCTCCGTCACCGACGTCGGCTGGTGGTACTGAAACGCAGCCGGTTTCATCCGTCGTCACCGCCCGCCGGCGACCGATCCACTTCGAGTCGGTTGTTCGTGTGTCTCATACGAACACGGTTTTCCCGTAGCCCCACCGTGGGTATAAGTGTTGCCGTGAAATCCATTCAGGACAGGTCCGCTCAGCCGTTTCGGACCGGTAGCTCGATTCGTGTCGGGTGGGCGGCGCTGTGGTGGACGGTGTTCGTCGTGACTTGGTACTCGCGGTCGTCGTAGAGCGGGCCGCCGGTGTTGTGATTGACGTCGAACCGGGGGAAGTTCGACGAGGAGATGTCGAGCCGGATTCGGTGGCCCGCTTCGAAGACGTTCGCGGTCGGGTACGGCTCCATCGCGAACTCGTAGACCTCGCCAGGTTCGACGAAGTCGGGTTCGTCGCGGTAGCCCCGGTACCGTGCCCGACAGATCGAGTCCGCGAGGTTTAGCGCGAACCCGTTCGGGAACGCTTCACTGGGTGGGTACTCCTCGATCAGTTTCGCCGTGAAGTCGGTGTCGGGAGCGTCGGTCTCGGCGTGAACCCGAACCCGGATCGGGCCGA
It includes:
- a CDS encoding xanthine dehydrogenase family protein molybdopterin-binding subunit — its product is MSGAETGPESAPEPDADASADERSESFTGSGLERVEDHRILTGEAEYIHDIAPEGCLHMALLRTTHPHAEIESIDTSAAEDHPDCELVLIGADLQEEYHPMPCGLPGFEEWSLAVDRVRFVGEPVAAVVATDRYVAEDVVDSIGVEYETLDPVVDPRDALDDETIIHEDVGTNVPDGEEFVFGDVDDAFADADRVIEREYSWGRISGVPLETGGVVAEYDTENDSFAIDCNIQLHTLVDDTVYETLGYPPERVSLDVPADVGGSFGTKIAIHRYCCLAAMASQQLDGTPVKFVEDRVENLQGGDMHSTQREYEVRLAVDDDGTIQGLDTWFVDDFGAWPHYPVNQALKPLSVLTDAYDISHVRYDYDLVLTNKTSQTAYRGFGVPPHLYAIEMIVDEAARELDLDPAELRRMNFVTPEQMPHEIPSHNIYDSGDYPAALDHLRDRVEEREAIDGGLLDPDTIEERREEGLYRGVSYTLHIEPGVSGSDWTDRQRSDRDALAERDREDVAELPEHLRAEITREGTVRAFLATDSSGQGHQTIVTQLLADELEVLPSAIEVEYLDSVAAPTEYGSAASRMAVMLSGAAQGLGATMKENLETLAAEEWGVDEDAVQYRDGVVERRDGDSILELADLAEVDATGGRGSDRLTRASYDYEHPAAVLSKFDEALAGKFPVYPTAAFAVNAPIVEVDTRTGEVEILKFYTLRDCGTQLNPVIVEGQAHGGIAQGIGAALMEEFGYDESGQPQAVTFFDYLSPSISDVPEIDMDHSETPSPFTATGAKGTGEGGMIDAPASIASSINRALEPLGVVVDRIPATPNRVHDWVRDEQSSSEPTTAESEDATGAETDGGERAGGARSSPDLRSGGDEQAEGLRTLEDE
- a CDS encoding CoxG family protein, producing the protein MMEFDGEFTSDHPRDELWNYFTDPAILADCAPGCDEITMESPGELSATITVGVGSVKPTFDVDMTVTRADAPEILEMEVGGDASRNSFEAVTEMRLIEDDDGTTATWEARTNVAGLIASMGQRALGSVAARIVNNFFEDLEAKADEGVPAESQLEAKPEAEATLEN
- a CDS encoding FAD binding domain-containing protein, which encodes MKPAAFQYHQPTSVTEATDLLAEYEHDAELMAGNQSLGIVMANRLATPEHIVDINGLDDLDYVDVSTERVEIGALTSHRTIETSTALADALPMFPAAAEQIAGPSVRNLGTIGGSIGEADPAGNYPTVLTALDGDLHVASTDGERTVAASEYFIAYMFTDLAEDELITGVSVDREPFPIDRTGMAFLEQKPAAQTWPTISAAAAVRVDDPDADAPAVDEARLALANAADVPLRVEDAEAAVEGESFAETTLASAAEAASEAAEPGEEMHADAAYKEKLAGEYTRRSLETAYERAVDTTDTTGITDTTTP